In Devosia chinhatensis, the following are encoded in one genomic region:
- the hflC gene encoding protease modulator HflC — MTNRLFIIGAVIVGALYVLFSSIYIVDEREQAIVMRFGQITDIRTEPGLYFKIPTDIVDSVQIVDDRLLRYDIANMRVQVSGNAFYQVDAFLTYRIADARLFRERATGQLSVAEARIGASLDAALRQVYGLREFTDALSDERTQMMQETRDLIRPDLAELGLDIVDVRILRTDLDADVSATTFERMRAERLAEAALLRARGQEQAQSLRAIADRQAVEIVAAATRDAEIIRGQGDAERNRIFAAAYGQDPEFFEFYRSMEAYRIALANSGTTMVLSPDSAFFRYFGSDGQLPAASTTFGTPLPPASSVEVPATTDTPALDGLGIEETVAPSITLEDGSELSPTIGTEAPAPVEPTAPATPAPATQPAPAPAQ; from the coding sequence ATGACAAACCGTCTCTTCATTATTGGCGCCGTCATTGTCGGCGCGCTCTACGTCCTCTTCTCCTCGATCTATATCGTCGACGAACGCGAACAGGCCATCGTCATGCGGTTCGGCCAGATCACCGATATCCGCACCGAGCCGGGCCTTTACTTCAAGATCCCGACCGATATCGTGGATAGCGTGCAGATCGTCGACGACCGGCTGTTGCGCTATGACATCGCCAATATGCGCGTTCAGGTGTCGGGCAACGCCTTCTATCAGGTCGATGCCTTCCTGACCTATCGCATCGCCGATGCCCGCCTGTTCCGCGAACGCGCCACCGGCCAGCTTTCCGTGGCCGAAGCGCGTATCGGGGCCAGTCTTGATGCCGCCCTGCGCCAGGTCTATGGTCTGCGCGAGTTCACTGATGCTCTTTCGGATGAACGCACGCAGATGATGCAGGAAACCCGCGACCTAATCCGTCCGGACCTTGCCGAACTGGGTCTCGACATTGTCGACGTGCGCATCCTGCGCACCGATCTTGATGCCGATGTTTCCGCCACCACGTTCGAACGCATGCGTGCCGAACGTCTGGCAGAAGCCGCCCTGCTCCGCGCCCGCGGTCAGGAACAGGCCCAGAGCCTGCGCGCTATTGCCGATCGTCAGGCCGTGGAAATTGTCGCCGCAGCCACCCGCGATGCCGAAATCATCCGCGGTCAGGGCGACGCCGAACGAAACCGCATCTTTGCGGCCGCCTATGGCCAGGATCCGGAATTCTTCGAGTTCTACCGTTCTATGGAAGCCTATCGCATAGCTCTGGCCAATTCCGGCACCACCATGGTGCTCTCCCCGGACAGCGCCTTCTTCCGTTACTTCGGTTCGGATGGGCAATTGCCTGCGGCCAGCACCACCTTCGGCACGCCCCTGCCGCCGGCTTCGAGCGTCGAGGTTCCGGCCACGACCGACACTCCTGCCCTCGACGGCTTGGGCATCGAGGAAACCGTCGCTCCGAGCATTACGCTCGAAGATGGCTCGGAATTGTCCCCGACCATCGGCACGGAGGCTCCTGCCCCCGTCGAGCCGACCGCCCCGGCAACGCCTGCCCCGGCTACTCAACCGGCACCTGCGCCGGCTCAATAG